Proteins co-encoded in one Bradyrhizobium sp. 170 genomic window:
- a CDS encoding ABC transporter permease, whose translation MSEVRRAAPALEVRGLDVYYGHSHALQGVDLTLDSGVFSVVGRNGMGKTTLCKTIMGLLRASGGSVRVRGEEITRLSPARIARLGVGYVPQGRRLWRSLSVDEHLRLAASMRRGAWTIDRIYETFPRLAERKDHGGGQLSGGEQQMLAISRALLTNPHLLIMDEPTEGLAPVIVAQVEEMLVSLGEDGDMSVLVIEQNIGVATAISKNVAIMVNGRVNRIIDSARLAADRELQQRLLGVGVVGVHAGPETDIEATDASAGAEARPAPLRAPSTAPVRIYISNPTLPTRWSQPVPISRIEAAARTLSTGVTRIEDAARQKRQPGAAVPSASGPPVVLVAGTLDTKGEELRFIRDVIAGQGLRTRLVDVSTSGKLSTCDVSAQEIALNHGRGGSVVFGSDRGASVTAMADAFANWLRRQGNVAGIISAGGSGGASLVAPAMRTLPVGVPKLIISSVASGDVGPYVGPADITMMYSVTDVQGLNSISRAVLANGANAIAGMVKARLDNQARPERNVPADLPAVGITMFGVTTPAVQKIAAELRNDFECLVFHATGVGGRSMEKLVDSGMLAAVIDLTTTEVCDLLMGGVFPATDDRFGAIIRSRLPFIGSAGALDMVNFGAPDTIPERYRQRKFHVHNPQVTLMRTTPEENERIGRWIGDKLNRMDGPLRFFLPEGGVSALDAPGQPFWDPEADAALFTALDCSVRQTSNRQLIRVKRHINEPEFASAIVNALRPLVGRPGTRRKVAR comes from the coding sequence ATGAGTGAGGTCCGCCGCGCCGCACCCGCCCTCGAAGTCCGAGGCCTCGACGTCTATTACGGCCATTCCCATGCCCTGCAGGGCGTCGACCTGACCTTGGACTCAGGCGTGTTCTCGGTGGTCGGCCGCAACGGCATGGGCAAGACCACGCTGTGCAAGACCATCATGGGTCTGTTGCGGGCGAGCGGCGGTTCAGTCCGCGTTCGCGGCGAGGAAATCACCCGCTTAAGCCCGGCGCGGATCGCGCGGCTCGGCGTCGGCTATGTTCCGCAAGGCAGACGGCTGTGGCGCTCGCTCAGCGTCGACGAGCATTTGCGGCTGGCCGCCAGCATGCGCCGCGGCGCCTGGACCATCGATCGCATCTACGAGACGTTTCCGCGCCTTGCCGAACGCAAGGACCATGGCGGCGGCCAGCTCTCGGGCGGCGAACAGCAGATGCTGGCGATCTCGCGCGCACTTCTGACCAACCCGCATCTGCTCATCATGGACGAGCCGACCGAAGGCCTTGCGCCTGTCATCGTCGCCCAGGTCGAGGAAATGCTGGTAAGTCTCGGCGAAGATGGCGATATGTCGGTACTCGTGATCGAGCAAAATATCGGCGTCGCCACCGCGATCTCGAAGAATGTCGCGATCATGGTCAATGGCCGCGTCAATCGCATCATCGACTCCGCGCGCCTGGCGGCCGACCGGGAACTGCAACAACGTCTGCTTGGTGTTGGAGTCGTTGGCGTCCACGCCGGGCCCGAAACGGATATCGAAGCCACCGATGCAAGCGCAGGCGCCGAGGCGCGTCCCGCGCCGCTCCGCGCGCCGAGCACGGCGCCAGTCCGGATCTACATCTCCAATCCCACGCTGCCGACGCGCTGGTCGCAGCCGGTACCAATTTCGCGCATCGAGGCCGCAGCACGGACGCTTTCGACGGGCGTTACGCGTATCGAAGACGCTGCCCGGCAAAAGCGCCAGCCCGGCGCGGCCGTACCAAGCGCATCGGGGCCACCCGTCGTCCTCGTCGCCGGCACGCTCGATACCAAGGGCGAGGAATTGCGTTTCATTCGCGACGTGATCGCCGGACAGGGCTTGCGGACGCGCCTGGTCGACGTCTCAACCAGCGGCAAGCTCTCCACCTGCGACGTCTCCGCCCAGGAAATCGCGCTGAACCACGGCCGCGGCGGATCTGTTGTGTTCGGGTCCGACCGCGGCGCGTCGGTGACGGCGATGGCGGACGCCTTCGCCAACTGGCTGCGCCGCCAGGGCAATGTCGCAGGCATCATTTCGGCGGGCGGCTCCGGCGGTGCTTCGCTGGTCGCGCCCGCCATGCGCACCCTCCCCGTCGGCGTACCAAAGCTCATCATCTCTTCCGTCGCGTCGGGAGATGTCGGCCCCTATGTCGGGCCTGCCGATATCACGATGATGTATTCGGTCACCGATGTGCAGGGCCTCAACTCGATCTCGCGCGCCGTGCTCGCCAACGGCGCCAACGCCATCGCCGGCATGGTGAAAGCGCGCCTGGACAATCAGGCCAGACCCGAACGCAACGTGCCAGCCGATTTGCCGGCGGTCGGCATTACCATGTTCGGCGTGACGACCCCGGCCGTGCAGAAGATCGCGGCCGAGCTGCGCAACGATTTCGAATGTCTGGTTTTTCACGCCACCGGCGTCGGCGGCCGCTCGATGGAAAAGCTGGTCGATTCCGGAATGCTGGCGGCCGTTATCGATCTCACGACGACGGAAGTCTGCGATCTCCTGATGGGCGGCGTGTTTCCGGCGACCGATGATCGCTTCGGCGCGATCATCCGCAGCCGCCTGCCCTTCATCGGCTCCGCCGGCGCGCTGGACATGGTCAACTTCGGCGCGCCCGACACGATCCCTGAGCGCTATCGCCAGCGCAAATTCCACGTTCACAATCCGCAGGTGACCCTGATGCGCACCACGCCGGAGGAGAACGAGCGCATCGGGCGCTGGATCGGCGACAAGCTCAACCGGATGGATGGGCCGCTGCGCTTCTTCCTGCCGGAAGGCGGCGTCTCCGCGCTCGACGCGCCCGGCCAGCCGTTCTGGGATCCGGAAGCGGACGCCGCGCTGTTTACCGCGCTGGATTGCAGCGTGCGCCAGACCAGCAATCGCCAGCTCATCCGCGTCAAGCGCCACATCAACGAACCCGAATTTGCATCCGCCATCGTCAACGCGCTCCGCCCTCTGGTCGGACGCCCGGGGACCCGTCGGAAAGTCGCGAGGTGA